The genomic region CAAGCAGCTCCAGGACCTGGCCGACACGCCCCTCCTGGGGATGGCCGGGGCCGGCGACGCCGAGATGGGCCTCTGGAACCTCCCCGGCTGCGACCCGGTTTCGGCCGAAGCCTGCGAGTCCCTGGGGGACTCCTTCCGGGCCCGACCGTGGAGAGGAAGCCCGTGGTCCTGGTATGGAAGGGCCATGGACGCCTGGGCCGGGGCCACCGAGAACCTGGACACCGCCCGCGAGCGTTTCCGTTGCCTGGTCCGCAAAGTGGCGTCCGACTCCGGCGACTACCCCGGACTGAGCCCGCGGATCGGCCGGGAACAGTTCGACCGGTTCCTCTCCGTCGCCGAGACCCCGGAGGACCGCGCCCTGGCGCACCTCTCCCTGGCCCTGGCTTGCCGGGACGGGGCATCGGCCGACTGGGACCGGGTCCTGCCCGAGTTCGAGGCGACCCTGGCGGTTGGGCCCGCCTTCGCCCGCCGCGACGAGGCCCTCTTCGAGCGCGCCCGGTGGATCGAGGAGCACGGGAAGACCGTCCTCCCCCCAAGCGGCGGCGTGACGTACCTCGTGCCGGACCCCGAGACGGCCGTCAAACTCTACCGGGAGTTCCTGCAGACGTTCCGCGAGGGGGAATCCCGCTTCGTCCCGGAGGCCCGGAAGCGGCTCTCGGCGCTGGAGAGCAAGGTCCTGAAACTCGACGTCTCCAACGTGTTCCTGCCGGGCTCGCTCCCCGAGGCGGCGGTGGAGACCCGCAACGTCGGGCCCGTCACCCTGGCCCTCTACCGGCTGGACCTCCTCTCGGCCGACTTCGAGACCCTCACCGCCTCGCCGGACCTCCACGCCTTCCTGCTCGGGGCGCGGGAGTCCGCCCGGGTCAAGCTCCGGGAGTGGAGCGGGGAGATCGCGTCCCCCGGCCCCTACCGGCTTTCCCGGCAGGCGGTCAGCCTGGAGGACGCCCGGGCGACGGGCGCCTATTTGCTCACCGCCGCGGCCGACGGCCTGGAGGCGAAGGAACTGGTCCTCGTCACCGACCTGGCCCTGGCCGGGCGGACCGCCGACCGCTGCGTGCTTTTCGCCGCCGATGCCCGGACCGGCGAAGCGGCGCCGTCCGCGGAGTTCCGCCTGTGGGCGGTGGAGCGGGAAGGGGTCCGCTGGCGCTGGGCCAGCCGGGCGGGCCGCGCGGACGCCGACGGCCTGGCGTCGTTCGACGGGCCGTTCGGGGCGTCGCTCGCCGTGGCGCGGTGCGGCGACCGCTGCGCCTTCGCGCCCCTCGGCGGGTGGCGGTCGTCCGGCGACGGCGAGGACGAGGACCGGGTCTACGCCTTCACCGACCGCCCCGCCTACCGGCCCGGGGAGACGGTGCACTGGAAGTTCGTCGTCCGGCGGGTGAAGGAAGGCGTAATGCAGCCCCCGCCGTCCGGCCAGAAGCTGAAGTACGTCCTGAAGGACCCCAACGACGGCCCCGTGGCGGAAGGGGAGGCCGTCCTCAACGCCTTCGGGAGCGCCTGGGGTTCGCTGTCCCTCAAGCCCGACGCCCCCCTGGGCGCCTACCGGGTGGCGTTCGAGGAGCCCGAGGACTGGGACCTCGACGAGGACGACTTCAACCTGTTCCGGGTGGAGGAATACCGACTGCCGGAGTTCGCCGTTCGGGTGAGGGTGCCGGAGGCGGGGGGGCGACCGAGGGTCTTCCGCCCCGGCGAAACGGTGTCGGTGGAGGTGGCGGCGAGCTACCTCCACGGCGCTCCCGCCGCCGACGCCGAGGTGGCGGTGACGGTGTACGCCCGTCCCTTCCAGCCGAAGGCGCCGCGGGGTGTCGAGGTCGGCTCCGCGTTCGGCAGGGGCGACGCCGGTCCCGGGAGCGGGCTGCCCGAGCCGCGGACGTTCACCGGCCGCACCGACGCGTCGGGGACGTACCGTTTCACCTTCCCGGCCCCACCCGATCCCGGGGACGTCGAATTCGCGGTGTCCACCCGGGTCACGGACCTGGCCCGCCGGGAAGGGACGGGTGAAGGGGCCGTGCGCGTCTCGAACCGCCCCGGCTGGGTCTTTCCCGAGGCGGAGCGGAAGGTGGCGCGGCCGGGCGAGACGGTCCCCGTCCGCCTGGCGGCGGTGGACGCCAACGGGTCGCCCGTATCGGTTTCGGGCAAGGTCGTCGTAGAGCGGGCCGTCTGGTCCGAGGTGTGGGCCGATCCGGCGGGGAAGCGGTACGCCGGGGAGGCCCTGGAGGCGGCCCGGCGGGCGGGACCGTCCTTCCCGCCCGTCCCGGCCCCCGGTGGCGCGGTCTGGACCCGGGTGGAGGCGGCCTACGCCTTCACCGAGGTCCTCCGCTCCGAGGTCGCCGTCGGGGCCGACGGCCGGGGCGCCTGGTCGTTCACCGCGCCCGCCGCGGGGTTCTACCGCATCCGCTGGGTCGGGATCGACCCCCGGGCCATGCCCGGGTCCGCCGAGGACGCGGTGTGGGTGAGCGACGGGGGCGCCGTCCCCGGTTACCCCGTGTCGTCGGTGCAGGTCCTCCTGGAGCGGAAGGCATACCGGTGGGGCGAGACCGGGCGGGCCCTGGTCCTGGCGCCGGATGCCGTCAAGGCCGCCCTGGCCACCGTGGAGACGGACCGGATCGGCCACGCCGTCGTGGTGAAACCCGGGGCGGGCGGGGTGTTCCTGGAATGGCCGGTCCGGGCGGAGCGGGCGGCCACGGCTGCGGTCAACCTGGCCTGGATCGTCGACGGCCGCGTCGACGCAGCCCAGGCTGACTACACGGTGACGCCGCCCTCCCGGGCCCTGCGGGTGAAGGTCGGCTACCCGAAGGCGGTCTTCCGGCCGGGCGGGAAGGCGACCCTGGACCTCGCCGTCACCGATGCGGAAGGCGCGCCCGCCGTCGCCGAACTGTCCCTGGCGGTGGTGGACGACGCGATTTTCGCCTTCGAGCCGGACGGGGCCGGCGACCCCGCCGAGCGCTTCGACCCGCCCCGGGCGGCCGCCGGGGCGCACGCGCTGCACTCGTTCGGGTGGAAGCCGTACGCCCGGGTGGTCCCGCCGCCGCCCCCGCTGCCGGGGGACCCCGTCTACACCACTGCGGGCGGCTCCCTCGGCCAACTCGTCGGGACCGTCACCGACGCGTCCGGGGTGGTCATCCCCGGCACGTCCGTCTCACTCGTGGGACCGGGCCTGAAGCGGGAGACGGCCTCGGACGACGAGGGGAAGTTCCGTTTCGTCGCCCTGCCGCCCGGCCGTTACGACCTCCGGGCCGACCTGCAGGGGTTCAACTCCGACCGGATCCGGGGGCTCGTGATCCGCCCCGGGGAGATCGCCTCCGTCCGCCTGAGGATGCTCTGCGGGGAGATCAGCGAGGTGGTGAGCGTGTGTTCCCAAGCCCCGCTGTACGATGTCACTTCAACCACCGTCGGGGTGAGCTTGATCGACGGGATCGCCCTTTCCGGGGTCGATGCCCGCAAGGACTTCCGGACCACCGCCTTCTGGGCGCCGGCGGTGGTGACGGGGGCGGACGGCCGCGCGCGGGTCACGGTGACCTTCCCGGAGAAGCTCACCGCCTGGCGGGCGGTGGCCCGGGGCATCACCGTGGACAACCGCTTCGGGATGGACCGGGAGGCCGTGGCGCGCACCCGCAAGCCCCTGGCCGTCCGGCTGCAAGCGCCGCGCTTCCTGGTGGCCGGCGACACCGCCACCGTCTCCGCCCTGGTGGACAACCTCTCCGACGGGCCCCTGGACGTGTCGGCCGCGCTCTTCGCCGACGGGAAGGCCGTCCCCGGCGGTCGTGCCGCGACGGCGGACGGGGAGCGGTTGAGCGTCCCCGCCGGCACCACGATCCGCGTGGATTGGACCGTGTCGGCGCGACGGGCCGGCGAGCTGAAGCTCAAGGCCGCCGCGCTGGCGGGCAGCGACGCCGACGCCGAGGAAAAAGGGGTCCCGGTCTACGAGCATGGTCTCGTGAAGCTGCTGGCGACCTCCGGCACGCTGGGCGCGGAGAGCCTGGAGCTGGCGCTCGACCTCCCCGCCGCCCGGAAGCCGGGGACCACGGTTTTCACGGTCCGGGCCGCGCCCTCCCTGGCCGGCGTCCTGCTGGACGCGCTCCCCTACCTGGTGGACTACCCCTACGGCTGCACCGAGCAGACCCTGAGCCGCTTCCTTCCCGCGGTGGTGGTGGCCCGGGCCCTCAAGGACCTGGGCGTCCCGGAGGAGACGGTCCGCCGGCGGCTGGACGACGTGGCGGCCGGGAGCGCCGGCGCCGCGGACCTGGAAACCCCGCGGACGACGGGCCCGGGAGCGGCCGACCCCGCGCGGGCGGACCACCTCGGGAAGCTCGACGACGTGGTGCGGAAAGGCCTCGAGCGGCTGGCGGACTTCCAGCACGCGGACGGCGGCTGGGGCTGGTGGAAAGACGACGACTCGAACCCGTACCTCAGCGCCTACGCCGTGTGGGGGCTCGCGCTGGCGCGGCAGGCGGGGGCGCCGGTGGACCTCTCCGGGCTCCGCAACGGCCTGGCCTTCGTCGAGCGGAAACTCGTGGAAGCCGGGGAGGATTTCGAACTCCAGGCCTGGATGCTCCACGCTGCGGCCGCCACGCGGGCGGTGCTCGCGGAAGAGGGGCGCCCGGCGAAACCGGGGGCCGCGGCGCCGGCAGCACCGGCGGAGGAAAAGGGCGCAACGAAGCCGGGGGCCGCGACGGGGGCGAATCCCGACGACTTCGCCGCCCGGGCCTTCGAGGATCTGTGGGCGGTGCGCGACCGGCTGAGTTCCTTTTCCCGGGCCCTCCTGCTCCTGGCGGCCCGCGACCTCGACCGCGCCGACCGGGTACCGGTCCTGGCCCGCAACCTCGAAGACGGCGCCCGCCGTGGCGCAAGCTTCAGCTTGCGCGCATCCGACCCCTGCGCCGGTGGTGAAACCGGAGCCGACCCCGCCGCCGGCCAAACCAGGACCGACACCCCAAGCCCCTCGCCCTCCGCCCCCGAAACCGCCAGCTGGGGGAAGCCATCCGGCTACTTCCACTGGTCCGACGGCGCGGTGGAGTCCACCGCCTTCGCCCTGCGCGCCCTCCTGGCCGCCGACCCGAAGCACCCGCTGGCCGCCCCCGCCATGACATGGCTGGTGCGCAACCGCCGCGGCGCCCGCTGGACCAACACCCGCGACACCGCCCTGGCCGTCCTGGGCCTCACGGACTGGCTCCGCGCAACGAAGGAGCTGGCGTCCGAACTGAGTTACGAGGTGCAGGTCAACGGGCGGCCCCTCGCGAAGCGCACGGTGGCCCGGGGTGAGGCGCCTTTCGCGGCGCTGCGGCTGGAAGTCCCGTCCGAGGCGCTCCGGGACGGCCCGAACCGGGTCCGGGTGGTCCGGACCGGCGGGGACGGCCCCCTCTACGTGGGCGCCGAGGCGAGCTTTTTCAGCCTGGAGGAACCGGTGACGCCGGCCGCGAACCACGTGGCGGTGGAACGGCGTTACTACCGCCAGGTCACCCGGAAGACCCTGTTCAAGGGCGACATCAAGGGCTGGGAGCCCCTGGCCGACGGCGCAACCCTCGCCTCCGGCGACCGCGTCCTGGCCGTGATCACGCTCGAGGCGTCCAACGACCTGGAGTTCCTCTGCGTGGAGGACCTCAAGCCCGCCGGGCTGGAAGCCCTGGAGACGAAGAGCGGCGACGGCGCCCGCGCCCTGGAGGTCTCCGCCGACGGGAAGCACTACCGCGGCCGGCAGGAGTACGCCTACCGCGAGCTTCGCGACCGGAAGGTCGCCCTGTTCCTCTCCCGGCTCCCCCAGGGGACCTGGGAGCTTCGCACCACGTACCGGGCGGAGGTGCCGGGGGCGTTCCACGCCCTCCCGGCCGTCGCCCACGCCATGTACGTCCCGGAGATCCGCGGCAACGGCGCCGAGACCCGGCTTTCCGTGACCGATCGGTAGTACCTTCAGAGTATCGTCTTTGTCAATTTGAGCAACGATTTAAAAGAACGCTTTGCTCCCGCCGCCTTCGGGGCGGGTTTGCTCCTGCGAGGCGACGTCTGGTCCCCGGAACGCGGTAGCGGGGAATGCAAGCACACCCTGAAAGGGTGGGGGAAGGCGGGTTTTTCCCGGCCGCTGCTCCCCGGACCGGAAGGCCGAGCCCGGAGACGCCGGGCCGCAACTTCACACGGAGTGTTCGTGCTGCCCCTTTCAGGGTTGTCAACCGTTTCCACGGACCGTACCGCGCCGCTCCGCGGACTGCGCGGCGCGGGGAAAGCGGCGCTCCGGAAGCCTGCGCGCCGCACTCCGCATCGGGTTTCGCGACGGTCCCCGTCTTCGGGTGAACCGCTCTTCAGGATGGTGTACGAGGCTTTCGTCTGGTGCGGGGTCGTTCCCGACGGCGCGTATCGCGGCGGTGACCCTGCCCGTGATCTGCAGCAGTGCGCACCTACCTCCTTCGGCCGCGCCGCCCCCACGGCGCGGCTTTCTTTTTAAAAAAAACAGGAAAAATCCGGATAGCTTGCATCTCCCTGAGAGGACGGCAAGAAAGAGAAGGCAGAGGCCCCGGGCCCCGGCGGGGCAGGGTGTCCTCTGCCCCGAAAGGAGGAACCCATCCATGTGCACTCGTTTCCGAAAAGCGCGCTTCGTCGTGCGGCTGGTCTCGGCCGTGCTGCTCACCACGGCCGCCCGGTCCGCGACCCCCGCCCCGGGCCCCGCCGCTACGACCGGCGCTCCCGCGGGGCAGGCGGTCCCGGCCCATTCGGCTCCCGTCACCGAGACAGACCCTCCGGCCCGCCCCCTCGTCTTCACGGTGCCGACGCCGGACGGCGGGACGCTCCGGGCGGAGTACCACTTCGACCACAACGCCCTGAGGCAGGTGATGGCCGGCCCCGCCGGCTGGATCGCCCGGACGGCCTCGGGGACCCTCCTGCGCTTCGGCCGGGAATCCTTCAAGCTCGAATGGCAGGCGGTGGGCCCCGCCCGCGCCACGTGCCTGGCGGCGTCCGACGCGGGGGACGTGTGGGCCGCCTTCGAGGACGGCCGCGTCTGCTCCGTCGACCCCGTCACCCTGGAACTGCGGGAAATCGCCCGCCTCCCCGGCAGGGTGACCTGGCTGGGCGCGCCGCCGGGGCTGGGGCCCGAGTCCCGCAAGGTCGTCGCCGTGACGGACGGGACCCCGCGATCCGGCCCGGAATCCGAGATGACGGAGATGGAATTGACAAGGTATCGCTTGCAACGGCTGGAAGAAGAGCCTCTCTCCCAGGAAGCCTGGGTTCTTCCGGGAGGACCGCACCAAAGAATACAACCGCTGAGTTTCTCGGACACTTGGAAAACAAAACCGGATACTTATTTTATCGACAGCAGCCTGAGACTCTGGACGAGCGTTGTCATCGGCGACATCGGATATAAGGGAGCCTGTGCCGTGATGGATCTGTTCACCGGGTGGAGTGCGCCGATTCCCAGCGGCGGCCGGTGCATTCGCGGATTCACGGAAAGCAGGGACGGGAGGGTCCTGGCCTTCGGGGGATGGACACAGATTTTTCCCCAGGAGTCGTTCGTGGCCCGGATCGACCGGGGGCGTTGGGAAACGCTTCGGGAATGGTCCAGAAGAGCCGGTTTGCTCCCCGGAGAAAAGCCTGAAGATCTATACAAGATGAAAACGGGCGAGGATGGCGGACCGATCAAGCCCATCGACACCCTGGCGGAAGACCCGTGGACAGGGGAATTTCTCGTACTTTCGACAGACAGCATGTCAACGGTGGATGCCAACTTCCGGTCCTGGACCCCCCCAGTCACACGGGTGCTGCCCGGCAGGGGTGAGGTCTCAGGCATCGAGGAATTTAGCTTTCAGATGACGGACCTGGTTTCCCTGAAGGGCTGTACTGGCACCTGGCTGGGGTTCCCTTCACTGCAGGGCCTAATCCTCCTGGCGGATACAGGGTTTTTCGCGCTCCCGATGCCGTTTCAACTGGGGTATTCCCATGGAAATCATCCCTCCGAGATCGCAAACTCGGGGGATTCCAGTTGGTTTTTCCCGTGCTGGGCGGGTTCGGAGGCCGCCTGGCGGTTTGCCGACGGCCGGTGGACCGCTGTCGGATCTTTCCCCCTGGAAATCCGCAATGCGGATGGCACCGCTTCCGTCTGGAAGAGAACCTCATGGTATGATTCCCGGTTTCTTGGAGTATCGGGGGAGGACGCCCTCCTGGTCTGTGAATCGCCGCGCTCTCCCGGCGAAGTGATCTTTAGTCGATGGTCCGCAGGGAAAGCAACGATGGAAGGGTCTTCCCGGGCAGGAGAGGGGAACCTATACGGCATTTTTTTCACGCCGGATGGACAGATGTGGTCGGTTTACGGGCGAGAGCTGGTGAAGTGGGCCGGGGATGACTTCCAGGCTTGCGGCGGGATAGGTCCTCTCCCGATTCCGACGGGGACCGTTCGTAAGCAAAGCTGGCACGATATCACGGTGTTTCCCTCCACGCGCGATACGGGAACAGTCTTCCTGCTCATGCCGGGAGACTATCTGGTCCGCTTCTCCTTTGGGGATCCGGCGCAGCCCGCCTGGACCCTCCTGGACCCCGAATGGAGGGGTGAACCGATCGGGGTCGTCAACGACGTGGTCGTCGAAACGGCGGGGACGCTGCTGATTCTCACCCCCCGGGGGCTTTTCCGCTGCGACCCGGATTCAATGACCCTGGAGAGAATCCTGGTCGAGGAGTCCCCGAAAGACCTGCGCAGCACGTGTATCGACTCCCTGGGGCGTCTCTGGGTTGTGGGTCGTCAGCTTCACCTCTCCGAGGATGCCGGGCGGACGTTCCGCCCGGCCATCGACCTTCCGGTCAGTGCCTTCCCGGAGCGGGTCCGGATCCGGCCCGATCCGCGGGCCCCGGGAGAGGCCGCTTTGACGCTCCATAACCGGGGCGTGGTGTTCCTGCATTGGCCGTGAGGGTTGCCCGGAACCGCGGAGCGGCGGTTCGACGACCAAATGTCGGTCGTCAGGACAGCAGCGCCGCACGGTTCGACGGTTGCGGATCGACGGGCTTTCCCCCCGCGTCGCCGCCCCCGGAACGCGGCAGCGGGGGAAGCAGACGCACCCTGAAAGGGGGCGGGGAAGGCGGGTTTTTCCCGGCCGCTGCTCCCCGGACCGGAAGGCCGCACCCGGGAGTGCCGGGCCGCAACTTCACACGGAGTGTTCGTGCTGCCCCTTTCAGGGTTGTCCACCGTTTCCACGGACCCGACCGCGCCGCCCCCACGGCGCGGCTTTCTCTTTCCCCCGCCGGCCCGCAGTCGTCAGGGGCCGGCCTTGAACGCGTCGGGGGAGACCTCCTTGTAGACAATTTCCCGGCAGTCGATGAACTTCTCGGTGGTCCGGCCGCCCGACAACTCCCCGGTCTCCCGCATCCGGAGGGTGTAGCCGGTTTCCCGGTCCACCCAGAAGCTCCGGACGCTGACGACCTTCCCGGTGTCGATCCGCTCCTCGTAGAGGTCCACGGGACGCCCGCACACCGTCTCCCCGCCCGGTTTGCGCTCCCCGTGGCGCTTCAGCCAGAAGGCCTCCAGGGTGTCCTCGGGCTTGTCGAGTTCCGTGTCGTAGCTTCTGCCGTCCTCGTGGAACTTCGTCCCGTCGAAAAGCCTGACCGATTTACGCCCCGTCGTCTCCAGCGTGTCATCAATCCGGAACCGGGTTCCGTCGGAGGTCACGGTCAGGGTGTGAGCGATGACGGTCTTCCCGTCGACCTTCTGCACGGAGGTCCACCGGCCCTCGAAGGGGCGCCGGTCACCGGAAAACCCCGCCGGGTCGCCCCCGCACCCGCACGGCAGGATGCCGGCCACAAGGATCGCCCCAAGACCCGCCCATGCCCTGAAACTTCTGCCCTCCGCCATGATGACCTCCCTGGCGTTGATGCCGTGCCGGCACGCTCCGATCGACGGCCCCCCGGCCCTCCCCGCCGCGGGCGACGGGGCGCGGGAAACGGCCCCGGGCCGCCGCCCCTCCCGTTCAATCCCGCGCTTCGACGGGGTGATCGCGGTGGAAGGCGCCCAGGCGCGCTTCCAGGTCGGGGAACTGCTCGCGGTGGATGAGGGACGTGCAGGCCCGCAGCCCCTCGGTGCGGGTGCTCCCCGTGGTGGACAGGGTGATGGCGCTGATGCCGTAGTAGAGGAGTTCCTCCAGCAGCTGGTCCCCCGTCAGTCCCGGGTAGCAGAAGGTGAAGTAGAAGCCGTCGGCGATGGGCTGGTCCAGGTCCCGGTCGTAGACGATGCGGAAGCCGTTGCGGAGGAAGATGTCCTTCATGACCCGGGCCTTCTCCCCGTACTCCCGGACGTTGTCCACGAAGTTGATCCGCCCGTCGTTGACCCCGCGCAGGATGGCGGCCAGGGCGTACTGGGCCGAGTGGGAGGTCCCGGAGCTGAGGGCGTAGAGCGTGCCGAAAACCAGGGCGTAGCCGAGGCGGTCCGAAGGGAAGTAGCGCTTGAGGTCGGCGGACTGCAGGTCCCAGATCCCGTCGGAGACCGCCATCATCCCGATCCGCTCCCCGGCGTAGCTGAAGGCCTTGGAACTGGAGATCAGGAGGATGTAGTTGTCGGTGTAGCGGGCCACGGTGGGCTGGAAGGGGGGGTTGCCCGGGCCGTTGAAGGGCCGGCGGAAGTCCATGCCCACGTAGGCCAGGTCCTCGATGACCACCACCTTGTACGCCGTGGCCAGTTCCCCGATGATGCGGAGCTCGTCCTCGGTGAAACAGATCCACGCCGGGTTGTTGGGGTTGGAGTAGAGGACGGAGGAGACCTTCCCGGTCTTCAGGTAGGACTCCAGCTTGGCCCGGAGTTTTTCGCCCCGGTAGTCGTAGACGTCGAAGGTCTGGTACTCGTGCCCCAGCAGCCGGCACTGCAGCTTCTGGACGGGGAAGCCCGGGTCCAGGAACAGGGTGCCCTCCTTGTGCGCCCACATGCGGTTCACCGTCAGGAAAGCGGCCATGCCCCCCATCATGGAGCCCACCGTGGGCAGGCAGTGCTCGGGGGAGACCTCCACGTCCAGGAAGAGCTTGATGAAGCGGGAAATCTCCTTCTTGACCTCCGGGATGCCCTGGATGTCGGGGTACCGGGCGGCCACGCCGCGGCGGAGGGCTTCGATCTGCGCGTCCACCCCCTCCTGGAGGGGCGGCAGGCCGGGGATGCCCATCTCCATGCGGATGAAGCGCAGGCCGGTGGCCTCCTCGATGGTGTCCACCAGTTTCTTGATCTCGCGGATGGAAGCCCTCCCCGCGCAGGGCAAACCGCTGGCGAGGAGTTTCTCCCGGACGACCTCGGACGGGACGGGGGTGCAGGGCTGATTCGGGCTCATGGCTTCTCCTGGCTGAGGATGATATTCATGGGTCGGATCACCGACAGTGTCCATCGCGGCATCGGTCGCCCGATAATAGCACGGTTGCCGCCGGCCCGGCTGAAAAAACCGACGCGGCCCCTCTCCAGGATCCCGGGCGTCGTGTCCAGGGGCGCCTTTGACCGGGGAGTGGATTACGCCCGGCCCCTCCGGCGCGGGGGCGGATCGTGATCGGGGACGCTCACGGGGACAGGGGCGGTCAATCGTCTTCCGGGTCCGGACCGCCCGGCTCCGAATCCGGTTCCGTACCCGCCGCGGTTTCCGGGCCCGCTTCCGGCGGGGGCGACCCGGCACCGGGCGACACGGCCGGGACCGGTTCCGGCGCGTCGACCTGGCCGGAACCCGGCGGGGGGGGCGGCGGCGCATCCGCCGGGCAGGCCGGGAGGGTGAAGCGGAAGGTGCTCCCCTGGCCCGGGACGCTTTCCACGCCGAGGGTCCCACCGTGGTGCTCCACGATCATGCGGGAGATGGAGAGACCCAGGCCCGTGCCCTTCATCAACCCGGTCCGGCCGCCGTCAACCTGGTGGAACTTCTCGAACACGCGCTCGAGGTCCTCGGGCGGGATACCGGGACCGGTGTCGGTGACGAAGATCCGGACCGCGGACGCCTGCTCGCCTGTCGCTTCGGCCCCCACGGTGATCGTCCCGCCCTCGGGGGTGAACTTCACCGCGTTGGAGACCAGGTTGATGACCACCTGGACCAGCCGGTCCCGGCTGCCGCGCACGTCCGGCAGCCCTTCGGCGCACGCCCGGACGCTCCGGAGCCCTTTCCCCGCGAAGAGCGACCCCGTGGCCGCCAGGGCCTGGTCCACGATTTCCCCTGCCGCCTGGGGCTCCATCACCCAGTCGTCGATCCGGCCCGCTTCCAGCTTGGCGATGTCCAGAAGATCGTTGATCAGGTTGGTGAGCCGCTCCCCCTCCGACTGGATGATGGTGAAGTTCTGGAGGATCTGCTCCACCGCCCTCCCGACCCGCGGGCGGCCCGGGTCGACGGCCGGGAGGACCACCTCCTCGAATTTCTTCCGGTTCATGGACGTGAAGCCCACCACCGACGTCAGGGGGGTCCGGAACTCGTGGGCGGCCACGTTGAGGAAGTCTGTCTTGACGAGGTCCAGCTCCTTGAGCTTGCGGTTGGCCTCGTCCAGTTCCACCGTGCGCTCGTTGAGGGCCCGGTTGATCTTCTCCGTCTCGGCCAGGGCCTCGGAGAGCTGGAGGGTGCGTTCCGCGACGCTCTGCTCGAGGCGCCGGTTCTCCATCTTCAAGCGGTAGGACCGCAGGCGGACGATCCCGACGACGAAGCCCGCCAGGCCGAGCAGGTAGAGGCCGTAAGCCCACCACGTCTTCCAGGGCGGCGGGTACACCCTCACGCGGAGGGAGGCCTCCGCCGAGTCCGGGGCCCCGTTGCGCCCGATCGCCTTCACCCGGAAGCGGTAGTCCCCGGGGGGCAAATTGGTGTAGGTCGCCCGCCGGTTCGCGGGGTCGGTCCGGACCCAGTCGGGGTCGAAGCCCTCCAGCATGTAGGCGTAGCGCACCGCGCCGGGCCGGGCGAAGTCCAGGGCCGCGAACTCGATGGCGAAGAGGTAGTCCGTGTGACCCAGGCGGATCTCGGGGGTGAAGCCGATGTGGGCGTTGAGCCGGAACCGATCCTTCCCCTCGGGTAGGTCCGGACGGGCCACCGGGACCGGCTGGTTGAACAGGAGCAGTTCGGAGATCACCACGGGGGGGACGAAAGTCCGGGGCCGCACCCGCCGGGGGTCGAAGACGTTGAACCCGTTGACCCCGCCGAAGTAGAGCCGGCCG from Acidobacteriota bacterium harbors:
- a CDS encoding carboxypeptidase regulatory-like domain-containing protein, whose product is MTDRCEGVVSGAVHRLSGFPCSPAGKNRRSATNGTNRAALLLLAILSILLACGSVARAADYAARKAEAEGFYAEKSFAAARAVYASLDPREVPPEETRWVAFRLADTEWRVLLAQPSPDYPRVDAVRKQLQDLADTPLLGMAGAGDAEMGLWNLPGCDPVSAEACESLGDSFRARPWRGSPWSWYGRAMDAWAGATENLDTARERFRCLVRKVASDSGDYPGLSPRIGREQFDRFLSVAETPEDRALAHLSLALACRDGASADWDRVLPEFEATLAVGPAFARRDEALFERARWIEEHGKTVLPPSGGVTYLVPDPETAVKLYREFLQTFREGESRFVPEARKRLSALESKVLKLDVSNVFLPGSLPEAAVETRNVGPVTLALYRLDLLSADFETLTASPDLHAFLLGARESARVKLREWSGEIASPGPYRLSRQAVSLEDARATGAYLLTAAADGLEAKELVLVTDLALAGRTADRCVLFAADARTGEAAPSAEFRLWAVEREGVRWRWASRAGRADADGLASFDGPFGASLAVARCGDRCAFAPLGGWRSSGDGEDEDRVYAFTDRPAYRPGETVHWKFVVRRVKEGVMQPPPSGQKLKYVLKDPNDGPVAEGEAVLNAFGSAWGSLSLKPDAPLGAYRVAFEEPEDWDLDEDDFNLFRVEEYRLPEFAVRVRVPEAGGRPRVFRPGETVSVEVAASYLHGAPAADAEVAVTVYARPFQPKAPRGVEVGSAFGRGDAGPGSGLPEPRTFTGRTDASGTYRFTFPAPPDPGDVEFAVSTRVTDLARREGTGEGAVRVSNRPGWVFPEAERKVARPGETVPVRLAAVDANGSPVSVSGKVVVERAVWSEVWADPAGKRYAGEALEAARRAGPSFPPVPAPGGAVWTRVEAAYAFTEVLRSEVAVGADGRGAWSFTAPAAGFYRIRWVGIDPRAMPGSAEDAVWVSDGGAVPGYPVSSVQVLLERKAYRWGETGRALVLAPDAVKAALATVETDRIGHAVVVKPGAGGVFLEWPVRAERAATAAVNLAWIVDGRVDAAQADYTVTPPSRALRVKVGYPKAVFRPGGKATLDLAVTDAEGAPAVAELSLAVVDDAIFAFEPDGAGDPAERFDPPRAAAGAHALHSFGWKPYARVVPPPPPLPGDPVYTTAGGSLGQLVGTVTDASGVVIPGTSVSLVGPGLKRETASDDEGKFRFVALPPGRYDLRADLQGFNSDRIRGLVIRPGEIASVRLRMLCGEISEVVSVCSQAPLYDVTSTTVGVSLIDGIALSGVDARKDFRTTAFWAPAVVTGADGRARVTVTFPEKLTAWRAVARGITVDNRFGMDREAVARTRKPLAVRLQAPRFLVAGDTATVSALVDNLSDGPLDVSAALFADGKAVPGGRAATADGERLSVPAGTTIRVDWTVSARRAGELKLKAAALAGSDADAEEKGVPVYEHGLVKLLATSGTLGAESLELALDLPAARKPGTTVFTVRAAPSLAGVLLDALPYLVDYPYGCTEQTLSRFLPAVVVARALKDLGVPEETVRRRLDDVAAGSAGAADLETPRTTGPGAADPARADHLGKLDDVVRKGLERLADFQHADGGWGWWKDDDSNPYLSAYAVWGLALARQAGAPVDLSGLRNGLAFVERKLVEAGEDFELQAWMLHAAAATRAVLAEEGRPAKPGAAAPAAPAEEKGATKPGAATGANPDDFAARAFEDLWAVRDRLSSFSRALLLLAARDLDRADRVPVLARNLEDGARRGASFSLRASDPCAGGETGADPAAGQTRTDTPSPSPSAPETASWGKPSGYFHWSDGAVESTAFALRALLAADPKHPLAAPAMTWLVRNRRGARWTNTRDTALAVLGLTDWLRATKELASELSYEVQVNGRPLAKRTVARGEAPFAALRLEVPSEALRDGPNRVRVVRTGGDGPLYVGAEASFFSLEEPVTPAANHVAVERRYYRQVTRKTLFKGDIKGWEPLADGATLASGDRVLAVITLEASNDLEFLCVEDLKPAGLEALETKSGDGARALEVSADGKHYRGRQEYAYRELRDRKVALFLSRLPQGTWELRTTYRAEVPGAFHALPAVAHAMYVPEIRGNGAETRLSVTDR
- a CDS encoding pyridoxal phosphate-dependent aminotransferase, producing the protein MSPNQPCTPVPSEVVREKLLASGLPCAGRASIREIKKLVDTIEEATGLRFIRMEMGIPGLPPLQEGVDAQIEALRRGVAARYPDIQGIPEVKKEISRFIKLFLDVEVSPEHCLPTVGSMMGGMAAFLTVNRMWAHKEGTLFLDPGFPVQKLQCRLLGHEYQTFDVYDYRGEKLRAKLESYLKTGKVSSVLYSNPNNPAWICFTEDELRIIGELATAYKVVVIEDLAYVGMDFRRPFNGPGNPPFQPTVARYTDNYILLISSSKAFSYAGERIGMMAVSDGIWDLQSADLKRYFPSDRLGYALVFGTLYALSSGTSHSAQYALAAILRGVNDGRINFVDNVREYGEKARVMKDIFLRNGFRIVYDRDLDQPIADGFYFTFCYPGLTGDQLLEELLYYGISAITLSTTGSTRTEGLRACTSLIHREQFPDLEARLGAFHRDHPVEARD